In Marinibacterium anthonyi, the DNA window ATCACCGACACCACCATGCGCGATGCGCCGCAATCGCTGCTGGCCACGCGGATGCGGTCGCTCGACATGATCAAGATCGCGCCGAACTACGCGCGCGACCTGCCCAACCTGTTCAGCGTCGAATGCTGGGGCGGCGCGACCTTTGACGTGGCCTACCGCTTCCTGCAGGAATGCCCCTGGCAGCGCCTGCGCGACCTGCGCGCTGCGATGCCCAACGTGATGACCCAGATGCTGCTGCGCGGGTCGAACGGGGTCGGTTATACGAACTATCCCGACAACGTGGTGCAATCCTTTGTCGCCCAGGCGGCCGAAACCGGCATCGACCTGTTCCGCGTCTTCGACCCGCTGAACTGGGTCGAGAACATGCGCGTCGCCATGGATGCGGTGCTGGACTCGGGCAAGGTGCTGGAAGGCGCGATCTGCTATACCGGCGATATCCACGATCCGGACCGGGCCAAGTACAACCTCAAGTACTATGTCGACATGGGCAAGGAACTGAAGGCTGCCGGGGTGCATGTGCTGGGCCTGAAGGACATGGGCGGGCTGGTCAAACCCCGCGCCGCCACCGTGCTGGTCAAGGCGCTGAAGGAAGAACTGGGCCTGCCGATCCACTTCCACACCCATGACACCGCCGGCATCGCCTGTGCATCGATCTTCGCCGCGGCCGAGGCCGGGGTTGATGCAGTCGACGGGGCGATGGATGCGCTCTCGGGCAACACATCCCAGGCGACGCTGGGCACGCTGGTTGAGGCGTTGAAGCATTCCGACCGAGACACGCAGCTGGATATCGAGGCGATCCGTCGGATTTCCAACTACTGGGAATCGGTGCGCAACCACTACGTGGCGTTTGAATCCGGCATGCAGTCGCCTTCGTCCGAGGTCTATCTGCACGAAATGCCGGGCGGCCAGTTCACAAACCTCAAGGCGCAGGCCAGGTCCATGGGGCTGGAAGACAAGTGGCACGAGGTCGCCAAGGCCTATGCCGACGTGAACCAGCTGTTCGGCGACGTGATCAAGGTGACGCCCATCGCCAAGACCGTCGGCGACCTGGCGCTGATGCTGGTCAGCCAGGGGATCAGCACCGAGGAACTGCTGAAGCCGGAAACCGAATTTTCCTTCCCCGACAGCGTGATCACGCTGATGAAGGGCAATGTCGGCCAGGCGCCCGGCGGCTTCCCCCCGGCCATCGTCAAGAAGGTGCTGAAGGACGAGGAACCGATCACCGTGCGCCCCGGATCACTGCTGCCGCCTGCCGACATGGAGGCCGAGCGCAGGAAGCTGATCGAGACATACGAGGTCGAGATCGATGACGAGGACCTGAACGGCTACATGATGTATCCCAAGGTCTTCACCGATTACCTGGAACGCCACGCGATCTATGGCCCCGTGCGCACCCTGCCGACCAAGACGTTCTTCTACGGCATGGAACCGGGCGAGGAGATCACGGCGGAAATCGATCCGGGCAAGACGCTTGAGATCCTGTTCCAGACGATTTCCGAAACCGACGAAAAGGGCGAGGTGCGGGTGTTCTTCGAACTGAACGGCCAGCCCCGGGTGATCCGCGTGCCCAACCGCAAGATGGCGGGATCGGCGGCGATGCGGCCCAAGGCGGATCCGTCGAACCCCAACCACGTGGCGGCGCCCATGCCGGGTGTCGTGGCCTCGGTCGCGGTGCAGGCCGGCGCCACGGTCAAGCCGGGCGACATGCTGCTGACCATCGAGGCGATGAAGATGGAAACCGGCATGCACGCCGACCGCGATGCCAAGGTCAAGGCGGTGCACGTGCAGCCGGGCAGCCAGATCGACGCCAAGGACCTGCTGATCGAATTCGAATAGGATTCAATGCCACCAAAATGCCCCAAAGCGGTTTCTTTCCCGCCTTGGGGCGCAGGCAGACTGCCCGCCAGTTAGGGAGTCTGCCCCATGCGTTTCATTTCCGGTGCCCTGTCGGCCGTCCTTGTCCTGCTGATCGGCGCGGTGGCCTACACGGCGCTGAACCCGCTTGCACCGCGCGCCGTCTCCGCGACCCTGCAGACGGACTTGCCTGACATCTCCCCCGCCGCGTCCTTCGCCGGATCCCCGAAGGGGCACGTCCCCCTGCCGAGCGAAGCCCAGATCATCCTGCAGCTCCCCGCCCGATCGGCCGAGGTCATCGCAGCCCGGCCCGTCCCCGTCGCGGGTCCCGCGGCGCCCGGTCCGGTGCCCGAAAAGGCCCGCGCTACCGCTCTTGATACCGCTCTTGATATGGCGCCCAAGACCATCCCGCTGCCGCATCCCACGGTCGACGCCCGATCCCAACCACCCTCCACCCAGTCCCCTCTTTTGCCCCCCGACCTCGCCCCCGAACTGGCCCCCGTCCTCGCCCCCGTCCTGGCCCCCAACCTGGCCGACCCGTCGACCACGATGCCGCCCGAGGACGTGAACGTGGCCACCATGCAGGACATGCCGGTCAAACGCCCTGTCACCTGGCGCCCCCCGGCCGACGCCACGGCCCCCGAACCGCCCGCGATCGAAACCGACGCCGCGCCGGTCGACATGGTCTATGTGTCGGGCAAACGGGTGAACATGCGGTCCGGCCCCGGGTCGCGCTATGACTGGGTCGCCAGCCTGGCGCGTGGCACCGGCCTTGTGCTGATCGAAAAGCGCAACCGCTGGTACAAGGTCCAGACCGAACTTGACGGCCGGGTGGTGACCGGCTGGATGGCAGCGTCCTTCCTGACGACAGACCGAACCGACACCTGATCCCGGGCGGCCTTCTCCCGACCTGTCGGAAAATTTCGATTTCAAGCGTCGGAAGCCGCGACGTCGCGCGTTTCACCCTCAAACGCGACAAAAGCAGGGAGAATGACATGAGGTGTCTCGACAGGATCAAGGTCGGCCTTCTGGTGGCGGCCATCGGCGTCGCCGTTCTGAGCCAGCACATCGGCCCCGCCCCGGCCCCGATCCACTGGCACAGCAACACCCAGGCGGACGAGGTCGGGCTTCCGACGCCCTATGTCCTGTTCGGCTGACCGGCGGCGACCCTGCGTTTCGCGGGCCGGCAATTTTTTTCGGCCCGCCCGCGATTTTGCTCTTGCAGCCGGACGGCACACTTTATAATTCCGCTCTACCCAATGGACGCGGGCGTAGCTCAGGGGTAGAGCATTACCTTGCCAAGGTAAGGGTCGAGAGTTCGAATCTCTTCGCCCGCTCCAATTGGGATCTTCGGGACAAGTCAGATGCAGGCCAGCGCACGCGCTGCCCCTTGGCCTGTCCGGGGCCTTTGTCGCGACCGGGTGACGCCCGACCGCTTCCCTTGCGACAGGCCGCCAACTTTCTTCTTGCGCTCGGGATCCGAAACCAATACGTCACGCCCTACCCAAAGGACGCGGGCGTAGCTCAGGGGTAGAGCATTACCTTGCCAAGGTAAGGGTCGAGAGTTCGAATCTCTTCGCCCGCTCCACTATCTCTCTTGCAGAGAACGACCAAAGGGCCGCCAACGCGCGGCCCTTCGTCGTTTCCGGCCCCCTTTTCCGCCCCGTGCATCCGCGCAGACCCCCTGTGCGCTCTTGATCCGCAGGATCCGGGTCGCTCCGCTGCGCGTCTCCCGGCTTTGCTGAGCCGGTCAGAGCCAGCCACAGGAGACCCCAATGCGCTTTGCAGACAAGACCATCATCGTCACCGGCGCCAGCAGCGGCATCGGCCGCGCCGCCGCCCGTCTTCTGGCGGCCGAGGGCGCCAACCTTGTCATCACCGCCCGCCGCGCCGACCGGCTGGACGCCCTGCGGGCCGACCTGGCCGACACCCCCGGGGACATCACCGCCCTGCCCGGCGACATCCGGTCCGAAGACCACGCGAAAGCGCTGGTCGATTGCGCGGTCCGAACCTTCGGGGGCCTCGACGGCGCCTTCAACAACGCGGGCACCACCGGCGCGGCCGGCCCTGTTCCCGACATGACCGCCGAAGGCTGGGCCGAGGTGCTGGACACCAACCTGACGGCGGCGGCCTATGCGGCCAAGTACCAGGTCCCGGCGCTGATCGCGCGCGGCGGCGGGTCGGTCGTTTACACCTCGTCCTTCGTGGGTCACGCCATCGGCCTGCCCGGCATGGGCGCCTATGGCGCGGCCAAGGCGGGGCTCGTGGGGCTGGTCAGGGTGCTGGCGGCGGAACACGGGGCGCAGGGCATTCGCGTCAACGCGCTGATGCCGGGCGGAACCATGACCGAGATGGCGGGCGACGACCCGGCCTTCCACGACTGGGTCCGGGGCCTGCACGCGCTGAAACGCATCGCCGAGCCCGAAGAGATCGCGCAGGGGGCGCTGTTCCTGCTGTCCAATCAGGCGTCTTTCGTCACCGGATCGGCGCTTTATGCCGATGGCGGCAATTCTATCTGCAAGACGTGATCGGAACGCCCTTCAGAACGCCTTGAACGTCATCGTCGTCAGCGACCGTTCGATATCGGGGATCGTGAGCAGGTGATCGTTGATGTACTTGCCCACGTCCTCGCCCGTCGGGATGTAGAGCTTCATGAGCAGATCGAAATCTCCGGACGTGGAATACAGCTCGGAATGAATCTCGCGCAGGGCGATATCCTCGGCCACCTTGTAGGTCTTGCCGGGTTTGCAGCGGATCTGGATGAAGACGCAGATGGTCATCGGGGATCTCCTTGATTGGCCCGCAAGCTGTCATGGGGCGGGCAGCGTTGCAATCCCCCGCACCGCTCGGGTACAGGGAACCAGACCACACAGGATCCGCCCATGCGACGCGCCCAGATCAACCGCAAGACCGCCGAAACCGATATCACCGTGTCGGTCAACCTTGACGGCACCGGCAGCTATGACAACCGGACCGGGGTCGGGTTCTTCGACCACATGCTGGACCAGCTGGCGCGCCACGCGCTGATCGACATGCACGTCAAGGCGGTGGGCGATCTGCACATCGACGATCACCACACGGTCGAGGACGTGGGCATCGCGCTGGGTCAGGCGCTGACCCAGGCCATGGGCGACAAGAAGGGGATCACGCGCTATGGCGCATGCCTTCTGCCGATGGACGACGCCCTGGTGCGGGCCGCGCTGGACCTGTCGGGCCGGCCCTACCT includes these proteins:
- a CDS encoding AsnC family protein — its product is MTICVFIQIRCKPGKTYKVAEDIALREIHSELYSTSGDFDLLMKLYIPTGEDVGKYINDHLLTIPDIERSLTTMTFKAF
- the cfiB gene encoding 2-oxoglutarate carboxylase small subunit; amino-acid sequence: MTEFRKILVANRGEIAIRVMRAANEMGKRTVAVFAEEDKLSLHRFKADEAYRIGEGLGPVQAYLSIPEIIRVAKDCGADAIHPGYGLLSENPEFVDACDAAGITFIGPRAETMRALGDKASARKVAIEAGVPVIPATEVLGDDMELIAKEAAEIGYPLMLKASWGGGGRGMRPIMDPSELKEKVLEGRREAEAAFGNGEGYLEKMILRARHVEVQILGDKHGHMYHLFERDCSVQRRNQKVVERAPAPYLTEDQRAEICDLGYRICKHVNYECAGTVEFLMDMETGHFYFIEVNPRVQVEHTVTEEVTGIDIVRAQILIAEGKTIAEATGKANQSEVRLNGHAIQARITTEDPQNNFIPDYGRITAYRGATGMGIRLDGGTAYSGAVITRYYDSLLEKVTAWAPTPEMAIARMDRALREFRIRGVSTNIAFVENLLKHPTFLSNEYTTKFIDTTDALFDFVQRRDRATRILTYIADITVNGHPDVAGRPRPPATIKLPVAPRPMADSPAPGTKQILDEQGPQAVADWMAAQDRLLITDTTMRDAPQSLLATRMRSLDMIKIAPNYARDLPNLFSVECWGGATFDVAYRFLQECPWQRLRDLRAAMPNVMTQMLLRGSNGVGYTNYPDNVVQSFVAQAAETGIDLFRVFDPLNWVENMRVAMDAVLDSGKVLEGAICYTGDIHDPDRAKYNLKYYVDMGKELKAAGVHVLGLKDMGGLVKPRAATVLVKALKEELGLPIHFHTHDTAGIACASIFAAAEAGVDAVDGAMDALSGNTSQATLGTLVEALKHSDRDTQLDIEAIRRISNYWESVRNHYVAFESGMQSPSSEVYLHEMPGGQFTNLKAQARSMGLEDKWHEVAKAYADVNQLFGDVIKVTPIAKTVGDLALMLVSQGISTEELLKPETEFSFPDSVITLMKGNVGQAPGGFPPAIVKKVLKDEEPITVRPGSLLPPADMEAERRKLIETYEVEIDDEDLNGYMMYPKVFTDYLERHAIYGPVRTLPTKTFFYGMEPGEEITAEIDPGKTLEILFQTISETDEKGEVRVFFELNGQPRVIRVPNRKMAGSAAMRPKADPSNPNHVAAPMPGVVASVAVQAGATVKPGDMLLTIEAMKMETGMHADRDAKVKAVHVQPGSQIDAKDLLIEFE
- the linC_1 gene encoding 2,5-dichloro-2,5-cyclohexadiene-1,4-diol dehydrogenase, with translation MRFADKTIIVTGASSGIGRAAARLLAAEGANLVITARRADRLDALRADLADTPGDITALPGDIRSEDHAKALVDCAVRTFGGLDGAFNNAGTTGAAGPVPDMTAEGWAEVLDTNLTAAAYAAKYQVPALIARGGGSVVYTSSFVGHAIGLPGMGAYGAAKAGLVGLVRVLAAEHGAQGIRVNALMPGGTMTEMAGDDPAFHDWVRGLHALKRIAEPEEIAQGALFLLSNQASFVTGSALYADGGNSICKT
- the hisB gene encoding Imidazoleglycerol-phosphate dehydratase is translated as MRRAQINRKTAETDITVSVNLDGTGSYDNRTGVGFFDHMLDQLARHALIDMHVKAVGDLHIDDHHTVEDVGIALGQALTQAMGDKKGITRYGACLLPMDDALVRAALDLSGRPYLVWNVAMTSPKIGTFDTELVREFFQALSTHGGITLHIDQLHGLNSHHIAEATFKAVARALRDALETDPRKADAVPSTKGTL
- a CDS encoding SH3 domain protein — protein: MRFISGALSAVLVLLIGAVAYTALNPLAPRAVSATLQTDLPDISPAASFAGSPKGHVPLPSEAQIILQLPARSAEVIAARPVPVAGPAAPGPVPEKARATALDTALDMAPKTIPLPHPTVDARSQPPSTQSPLLPPDLAPELAPVLAPVLAPNLADPSTTMPPEDVNVATMQDMPVKRPVTWRPPADATAPEPPAIETDAAPVDMVYVSGKRVNMRSGPGSRYDWVASLARGTGLVLIEKRNRWYKVQTELDGRVVTGWMAASFLTTDRTDT